One window of Campylobacter concisus genomic DNA carries:
- the icmH gene encoding type IVB secretion system protein IcmH/DotU, whose translation MNENQNETSVLSQTNLLGLGTNLALDHVLPLLLLANRVSKLQNFSQSEMANLREKLINDILSTTSKISNLGIYEEDDIIRLRYCLCVFIDESLLKNEIFMNSFWANNTLTTRFFNENLGGNKFFGIMDKWFENVGKNKDFLEFIYACLVLGYKGKYETQEDCNEKISYLCENIAAAVSPLIKADENVFEKSYLKQTKKSFLEVFSLKRLKFYFILLAIAMIAAAFLYSTYSMDQNNIRNDSILNNKIENFMDNK comes from the coding sequence ATGAACGAAAATCAAAATGAAACCTCAGTTTTAAGTCAAACAAATCTTTTGGGTCTTGGCACAAATCTTGCACTAGATCATGTGTTACCATTACTTCTTTTGGCAAATAGGGTTTCAAAATTACAAAATTTTTCACAAAGCGAAATGGCAAATTTACGTGAAAAATTGATAAATGATATCTTAAGCACTACTTCAAAGATATCAAATCTAGGCATTTACGAGGAAGACGATATCATTAGACTTAGATATTGCCTTTGTGTTTTTATAGATGAGAGCTTACTAAAAAATGAAATTTTTATGAACAGCTTTTGGGCCAATAATACCCTGACAACAAGATTTTTTAATGAAAATCTAGGTGGAAATAAATTCTTTGGCATTATGGATAAGTGGTTTGAAAATGTTGGTAAAAACAAAGATTTCTTAGAATTTATATATGCTTGTTTGGTGCTTGGTTATAAAGGAAAATATGAAACCCAAGAAGATTGCAATGAAAAAATTTCTTATCTTTGTGAAAATATAGCTGCGGCCGTTTCTCCGCTCATAAAGGCCGATGAAAATGTATTTGAAAAGAGTTACTTAAAACAGACAAAGAAAAGCTTTCTTGAGGTATTTTCACTAAAGCGCTTAAAATTTTATTTCATTTTGCTAGCTATTGCCATGATTGCAGCTGCATTTTTATATAGTACATATTCTATGGATCAAAACAATATCAGAAACGATAGCATCCTAAATAATAAGATAGAGAATTTTATGGATAATAAGTAA
- a CDS encoding type VI secretion system domain-containing protein — translation MQDNFCNKFNEDFLENELYISLTDEMSKYKTLMHDSIKWDYVFSSSLKALSEFSLDAKLLNFLAISAINLNDKEAFNTLIKVFAFFLSILKKEPNSLTKNEKQLPAKKKIIAQTIELFTQANDKALDQADAKAFNDLVPELSQELGTHFDTLYIEEKKEEILKAKEPKVITKTEPLYHQSVSFSGNDISIFNDREFREYFINLSLMLLKSDIKNFNAYALIFEAMWGRIKALPSSSDQITQIRYPDENLIMFLKKSNELNLDNLEKFIRNLALNPFWIEGIKIFCEFLNSAGLARQSDLVCDMVLNFIDKFPDIKKLKFQSGEAFFSEDISKFFIKSNSLEFTSSGDSKKDMNFEDLIKELDKSKHASSAQSELNFMLELSKIFTAQGMNNNAKATYAQIVNFIENTELKDYLSDIYIKAKTFV, via the coding sequence GTGCAAGATAATTTTTGTAATAAATTTAATGAAGATTTTTTAGAGAATGAGCTTTATATTAGTTTAACTGATGAAATGTCAAAGTATAAAACTTTGATGCATGATAGCATAAAGTGGGATTATGTATTTAGCTCATCTTTAAAAGCGTTAAGTGAGTTTAGTCTTGATGCTAAGCTTTTAAATTTTTTAGCGATTTCTGCTATAAATTTAAACGATAAAGAGGCTTTTAATACACTTATAAAAGTCTTTGCCTTTTTTTTATCTATTTTAAAAAAAGAGCCAAATTCACTTACAAAAAACGAAAAACAACTACCTGCCAAAAAAAAGATAATAGCTCAAACAATAGAGCTTTTTACGCAAGCTAATGATAAAGCTTTGGATCAAGCTGACGCAAAAGCGTTTAATGACCTTGTGCCTGAGCTTTCGCAAGAGCTTGGCACACATTTTGATACGCTTTATATAGAAGAAAAAAAAGAAGAAATTTTAAAAGCTAAAGAGCCAAAAGTAATTACTAAAACTGAGCCACTTTATCATCAAAGCGTTTCGTTTAGCGGCAATGACATTAGTATATTTAATGATAGAGAATTTAGAGAATATTTTATAAATTTATCACTAATGCTTTTAAAGAGTGATATTAAAAATTTTAATGCTTATGCTTTAATTTTTGAAGCAATGTGGGGCAGAATAAAGGCGCTTCCATCAAGTAGCGATCAAATAACTCAGATACGTTATCCTGATGAAAATCTAATTATGTTTTTAAAAAAAAGTAACGAACTAAATCTTGATAATTTAGAAAAATTTATAAGAAATTTAGCACTTAATCCATTTTGGATAGAAGGCATTAAGATATTTTGCGAGTTTTTAAATAGTGCTGGACTTGCAAGGCAAAGCGATCTTGTTTGTGATATGGTTTTAAATTTTATTGATAAATTTCCAGATATAAAAAAGCTCAAATTTCAAAGCGGGGAAGCTTTTTTTAGCGAAGATATAAGCAAATTTTTTATTAAAAGTAACTCTTTGGAATTTACTTCCAGCGGTGATAGTAAAAAAGATATGAACTTTGAAGATCTAATAAAAGAACTAGACAAAAGTAAGCATGCTTCAAGTGCTCAAAGCGAGCTTAATTTTATGCTTGAATTATCAAAAATTTTTACTGCACAAGGCATGAATAATAATGCAAAAGCTACCTATGCACAAATAGTTAATTTTATAGAAAATACCGAGCTTAAAGATTATTTATCAGACATATATATAAAGGCAAAAACATTTGTGTGA
- the tssC gene encoding type VI secretion system contractile sheath large subunit, with protein sequence MSETKVKTPIIESIMQRSKYSKDDESYSVVKQGVAEFISNIITTNNAEDKINKLALDEMIAHIDTLLSAQMDEILHNKSFQELESTWRGIRFLVERTNFNENVKIDLLDATKEEILDDFENNLDITQSTLYKQIYSAEYGQFGGEPVGAIVADYELDKSNQDMTFLNKMSSIAAMSHSPLLTSLSAKFFGLDNFGELENIKDLKSMLEGPQYTRWRTFRENEDAKYTGCMVNRFLTRSPYVPEDNPIKSFNYRETVNNHDDMLWGNGAYAFATRLTDSFADYRWCGNIIGPKGGGAVKDLPTYTYENYGSIQTKIPTEVLITDRREFELSENGFIALTLRRDSNNAAFFSANSALKPKIFPNTPEGKAAETNFRLGTQLPYVFLISRLAHYLKVLQREEIGTWKERSDVERGLNEWLRQYISDQENPPADVRSRRPFRSAKVIVSDIAGEPGWYKIELLARPHFKFMGANFELSLVGKLDKE encoded by the coding sequence ATGTCTGAAACTAAAGTTAAAACTCCTATCATTGAAAGCATAATGCAAAGGAGTAAATATTCAAAAGATGACGAGAGTTATAGCGTTGTAAAGCAAGGAGTTGCTGAGTTTATTTCAAATATAATCACAACAAATAATGCTGAAGATAAAATAAACAAGCTCGCACTTGATGAGATGATAGCTCACATTGATACCCTTTTATCTGCTCAAATGGATGAAATTTTACACAATAAATCTTTTCAAGAGCTAGAATCAACTTGGCGTGGAATTAGGTTTTTGGTCGAGAGAACAAATTTTAATGAAAATGTAAAAATTGATCTTTTAGACGCTACAAAAGAAGAAATTTTAGATGATTTTGAAAACAACCTAGATATAACTCAAAGTACACTTTATAAACAAATTTATTCAGCTGAATATGGACAATTTGGTGGTGAGCCAGTTGGTGCGATAGTGGCCGATTATGAGCTAGATAAATCAAATCAAGATATGACTTTTTTAAATAAAATGTCATCAATTGCTGCAATGAGCCATTCACCACTTCTTACATCTCTTTCTGCTAAATTTTTTGGACTTGATAATTTTGGTGAGCTTGAAAATATAAAAGATCTAAAAAGCATGCTAGAAGGCCCACAATATACAAGATGGAGAACTTTTAGGGAAAATGAAGATGCAAAATACACAGGATGTATGGTAAATAGATTTCTTACAAGATCTCCTTATGTGCCAGAAGATAACCCTATAAAGAGCTTTAATTATAGAGAAACTGTAAATAATCACGATGATATGCTTTGGGGCAATGGAGCTTATGCGTTTGCTACAAGGCTTACAGATAGTTTTGCTGATTATAGATGGTGCGGCAATATTATTGGGCCAAAAGGTGGCGGTGCTGTAAAGGATCTTCCAACTTATACTTATGAAAATTATGGAAGCATTCAAACAAAAATTCCGACAGAAGTTTTGATCACAGATAGAAGAGAATTTGAACTTTCAGAAAATGGATTTATCGCTCTTACTTTAAGAAGAGATAGCAATAACGCTGCATTTTTCTCAGCAAACTCTGCGTTAAAGCCTAAAATTTTCCCAAATACTCCAGAAGGTAAAGCTGCTGAGACAAATTTCAGACTCGGAACTCAACTACCTTATGTATTTTTGATCTCTCGTTTGGCTCATTATCTAAAAGTGCTTCAAAGAGAAGAGATAGGTACATGGAAAGAGCGTAGTGATGTTGAGCGCGGCTTAAATGAATGGCTAAGACAATACATCTCAGATCAGGAAAATCCACCAGCAGATGTTAGAAGTAGAAGACCGTTTAGAAGCGCAAAAGTAATCGTTAGCGATATAGCCGGCGAGCCTGGATGGTATAAAATAGAGCTTTTGGCTAGACCTCACTTTAAATTTATGGGAGCAAATTTCGAGCTTTCTTTAGTCGGAAAACTAGACAAAGAGTAA
- the tssK gene encoding type VI secretion system baseplate subunit TssK: MSEKLKVVWYNGMNVDKVHFEQQERYFERNLNLKTISSFSNLYGILNLEISSDLLLQGKIGLTKISCISQDGTIFNAPDQDELPEPLEISPSELNSAIIVLKLPISSGLVDISLQNNLPNLKFTAKQALISSRVHDEANNDILNELDDKDDFELSSAFTQDKESLILASQRSSLGVFGSKMPYELSIPICKIKNIDLNKQITLDEKFIPTCIDISKNTFITNFIEELSFAIKQHQESYFGLLGGVDQAKNRLDFSTYLTLNMLKKWHLIFSYLLKKDKFHPEYLYEKLVDFQADLLALSHDNSFSEFIAYDHNNLTQTFVPLINNLRLLFSHILSPKYIMAQIVKNNHGFYDCIFDNPSIIENSEIYFAIHSDTKNEYLLKNFKEQCKIHTQSNIKGIVSSQLRGINVEQISVVPSTLPKLNDYIYYKIDKKDEIFKSFANQNVISVYITANLPNADIKMWALL, translated from the coding sequence ATGTCTGAAAAGCTAAAAGTCGTTTGGTATAACGGAATGAACGTTGATAAGGTTCATTTCGAGCAGCAAGAAAGATATTTTGAGAGAAATTTAAACCTAAAAACTATCTCTTCTTTTTCAAATTTATACGGTATTTTAAATTTAGAAATTTCAAGCGATCTTTTGCTTCAAGGCAAAATAGGGCTAACTAAAATTTCTTGTATCTCTCAAGATGGCACGATTTTCAACGCACCAGATCAAGATGAATTACCAGAGCCACTTGAGATAAGCCCAAGTGAACTAAACTCAGCCATTATAGTGTTAAAACTACCTATTAGCTCAGGCTTGGTCGATATTAGCTTGCAAAATAATTTACCAAATTTAAAATTTACAGCCAAGCAAGCACTTATTAGCTCAAGAGTGCATGATGAAGCTAACAATGATATATTAAATGAGCTAGATGATAAAGATGATTTTGAGCTATCTTCGGCCTTTACACAAGATAAAGAAAGTCTAATCCTAGCAAGCCAAAGATCATCTCTTGGAGTATTTGGCTCAAAGATGCCTTACGAGCTTAGCATACCAATTTGTAAAATAAAAAATATAGACCTAAATAAACAAATAACGCTTGACGAAAAATTTATTCCAACTTGTATTGACATCAGTAAAAACACCTTCATAACAAATTTTATAGAGGAGCTTAGCTTTGCTATAAAGCAACATCAAGAGAGTTATTTTGGGTTGCTAGGAGGTGTTGATCAAGCTAAAAATAGACTTGATTTTTCAACATATTTAACACTAAATATGCTAAAAAAATGGCATTTAATATTCTCTTATTTGTTAAAGAAAGATAAATTTCACCCAGAGTATTTGTATGAAAAATTAGTTGATTTTCAGGCTGATTTGTTAGCACTTAGTCACGATAATAGTTTTAGCGAATTTATAGCCTACGATCACAATAATCTAACTCAAACTTTTGTGCCTTTGATAAATAATCTAAGACTTTTGTTCTCACATATCTTATCTCCAAAATATATAATGGCGCAAATTGTTAAAAACAATCACGGCTTTTATGACTGTATTTTTGATAATCCAAGCATTATTGAAAACTCAGAAATTTATTTTGCTATTCACAGTGATACGAAAAATGAGTATCTTCTTAAAAATTTCAAAGAGCAATGCAAAATCCATACTCAATCAAATATAAAAGGCATAGTTTCTTCACAGTTAAGAGGTATAAACGTAGAGCAAATTTCTGTTGTTCCTAGTACTTTACCAAAGTTAAACGATTATATCTATTACAAGATAGACAAAAAAGATGAAATTTTTAAAAGCTTTGCAAATCAAAATGTGATTAGCGTTTATATAACAGCAAATTTACCGAATGCTGACATTAAAATGTGGGCTTTATTATAA
- the tssJ gene encoding type VI secretion system lipoprotein TssJ has translation MKKIFKFLSFLVFMLFLTGCAKDLIISNMPNSNLNYHGDNVPITIIAYKLRDVAKFKEASIIDLAERNGEILGYDKIDSIKTQIQPNTNRYAFTNVYPDEVPYVGILVLYADQSKTNIKAYKATKEIKEKNIVFEITKNGVNVLDASSSKIQASK, from the coding sequence ATGAAAAAAATATTTAAATTTCTATCTTTTTTAGTATTTATGCTATTTCTTACAGGATGTGCAAAAGATCTTATTATAAGCAATATGCCAAATTCAAATTTGAACTATCATGGTGATAATGTTCCTATAACTATCATAGCTTATAAATTAAGAGATGTGGCTAAATTTAAAGAAGCTAGCATTATCGATCTAGCCGAGAGAAATGGTGAAATACTAGGCTATGACAAGATTGACTCTATAAAAACACAAATTCAGCCAAATACAAATAGATATGCTTTTACAAATGTATATCCTGACGAGGTTCCGTATGTCGGTATTTTGGTACTTTATGCCGATCAGAGCAAGACAAATATCAAGGCTTATAAAGCTACAAAAGAGATAAAAGAAAAAAATATAGTTTTTGAAATAACAAAAAATGGCGTAAATGTTTTAGACGCTAGTAGCTCTAAAATACAAGCAAGCAAATAA
- the tssB gene encoding type VI secretion system contractile sheath small subunit, whose protein sequence is MADNLIPPKERINIVYKTKTNDQEADVELPLKLMVVANLTGENQTPLEDREVISINKINFDQVMKSLDIHTNFSVKNKLNSNNEDLNIDLDFESIHDFNPDNIINQIPELKKLLQLRKALVALKGPMGNMPDFRKAVLEAIKDEDSRKQLLLEIKDEQDKE, encoded by the coding sequence ATGGCAGATAATCTAATCCCACCAAAAGAACGCATAAATATAGTTTATAAAACTAAGACAAATGACCAAGAGGCTGATGTAGAGCTTCCATTAAAACTTATGGTAGTTGCAAATTTAACTGGTGAAAACCAAACTCCACTTGAAGATCGTGAAGTGATTTCTATCAATAAAATAAATTTTGATCAGGTTATGAAAAGCTTAGATATTCATACAAATTTCTCTGTAAAAAACAAGCTAAATTCTAATAATGAAGACTTAAATATTGACCTTGATTTTGAAAGCATCCATGATTTTAATCCAGATAATATTATAAATCAAATTCCTGAGCTAAAAAAACTTTTACAGCTTAGAAAAGCTTTAGTTGCATTAAAAGGTCCTATGGGCAATATGCCTGATTTTAGAAAAGCGGTTTTAGAAGCTATAAAAGATGAAGATAGTAGAAAACAACTTCTTTTAGAGATTAAAGACGAACAAGATAAGGAATAA